The following proteins come from a genomic window of Nostoc sp. ATCC 53789:
- the psbC gene encoding photosystem II reaction center protein CP43: MVTLSNRPNILGGTGRDQESTGFAWWSGNARLINLSGKLLGAHVAHAGLIVFWAGAMTLFEVAHFVPEKPMYEQGLILLPHLATQGWGVGAGGEVIDTFPYFVVGVLHLISSAVLGFGGIYHAVRGPETLEEYSSFFGYDWKDKNKMTNIIGFHLIILGCGALLLVLKAMFFGGLYDTWAPGGGDVRVITNPTLNPAVIFGYVIKSPFGGEGWIVSVDNLEDVVGGHIWIAFICIAGGVFHILTKPFAWSRRASIWSGEAYLSYSLGALSLMGFIASIFVWFNNTVYPSEFFGPTGPEASQAQALTFLIRDQRLGANVGSAQGPTGLGKYLMRSPTGEIIFGGETMRFWDFRGPWLEPLRGPNGLDLEKIKNDIQPWQARRAAEYMTHAPLGSLNSVGGVATEINSFNYVSPRAWLATSHFVLGFFFLVGHLWHAGRARAAAGGFEKGINRDTEPVMFMDDLD, encoded by the coding sequence GTGGTAACGCTCTCTAATAGACCAAATATATTAGGCGGCACTGGACGCGACCAAGAATCTACTGGCTTTGCCTGGTGGTCTGGTAATGCGCGTTTAATCAATCTATCTGGCAAACTCCTGGGCGCTCACGTTGCCCATGCTGGCTTGATTGTATTCTGGGCAGGAGCGATGACTTTATTTGAAGTCGCTCACTTCGTTCCTGAAAAACCCATGTACGAACAGGGCTTGATCCTGTTACCTCACCTCGCTACCCAGGGTTGGGGCGTTGGTGCTGGTGGTGAAGTTATCGACACCTTCCCCTACTTTGTTGTCGGTGTACTCCACCTAATTTCCTCAGCCGTCCTTGGCTTTGGCGGTATCTATCACGCCGTTCGTGGTCCAGAAACCTTAGAAGAATACTCTTCTTTCTTTGGTTACGACTGGAAAGACAAGAACAAGATGACCAACATCATCGGATTCCACCTGATTATTTTGGGATGCGGTGCGTTGCTGTTGGTTTTAAAAGCAATGTTCTTCGGTGGTTTGTATGACACTTGGGCACCAGGCGGTGGTGACGTTCGTGTTATTACCAATCCAACATTGAACCCAGCAGTTATCTTCGGTTATGTAATCAAGTCTCCCTTCGGTGGCGAAGGCTGGATTGTCAGCGTTGATAACTTAGAAGATGTGGTCGGCGGTCACATTTGGATTGCCTTTATCTGTATTGCTGGCGGCGTTTTCCACATTCTTACCAAGCCTTTTGCTTGGTCACGTCGTGCATCCATCTGGTCTGGTGAGGCTTACCTTTCCTACAGCTTGGGCGCTCTTTCACTGATGGGCTTTATTGCATCCATCTTTGTTTGGTTCAACAACACCGTTTATCCCAGCGAATTCTTTGGCCCTACTGGTCCAGAAGCTTCTCAAGCTCAGGCTTTGACCTTCTTGATTCGTGACCAACGCTTGGGTGCTAACGTCGGTTCTGCCCAAGGCCCCACAGGTCTAGGTAAATACCTGATGCGCTCTCCAACTGGTGAAATCATCTTCGGTGGTGAAACCATGCGCTTCTGGGATTTCCGTGGCCCTTGGTTGGAGCCTCTACGTGGCCCCAATGGTCTTGACTTGGAAAAAATCAAGAACGATATTCAGCCTTGGCAAGCTCGTCGCGCTGCTGAATACATGACCCACGCTCCTCTGGGTTCTTTGAACTCCGTGGGTGGTGTGGCTACTGAAATTAACTCCTTCAACTACGTATCTCCTCGCGCTTGGTTGGCGACTTCTCACTTCGTACTAGGATTCTTCTTCCTAGTTGGTCACTTGTGGCACGCTGGTCGCGCACGGGCTGCGGCTGGTGGTTTTGAGAAAGGAATTAACCGTGATACTGAGCCAGTGATGTTCATGGACGACCTAGATTAG
- the psbD gene encoding photosystem II D2 protein (photosystem q(a) protein): MTIAVGRAPSRGWFDVLDDWLKRDRFVFVGWSGILLFPCAFLALGGWLTGTTFVTSWYTHGLASSYLEGANFLTVAVSTPADSMGHSLLLLWGPEAQGDLTRWFQLGGLWPFVALHGAFGLIGFMLRQFEIARLVGIRPYNALAFSAPIAVFVSVFLMYPLGQSSWFFAPSFGVAAIFRFLLFLQGFHNWTLNPFHMMGVAGVLGGALLCAIHGATVENTLFEDGDGANTFRAFNPTQSEETYSMVTANRFWSQIFGIAFSNKRWLHFFMLFVPVTGLWMSAVGIVGLALNLRAYDFVSQELRAAEDPEFETFYTKNILLNEGIRAWMAPQDQPHEQFVFPEEVLPRGNAL; the protein is encoded by the coding sequence ATGACCATCGCAGTTGGACGTGCGCCCAGTAGAGGGTGGTTTGACGTTCTAGACGACTGGCTCAAGCGCGATCGCTTCGTATTCGTAGGTTGGTCAGGGATACTATTGTTCCCCTGCGCCTTCCTAGCACTAGGCGGTTGGCTGACCGGCACCACCTTCGTCACCTCTTGGTATACCCACGGATTAGCCTCCTCCTACCTAGAAGGTGCTAACTTCCTAACAGTGGCAGTATCCACCCCAGCCGACAGCATGGGACATTCCCTATTGCTGTTGTGGGGCCCAGAAGCCCAAGGCGACCTCACCCGTTGGTTCCAACTGGGTGGCTTGTGGCCATTCGTTGCCCTACACGGAGCCTTTGGTTTGATTGGCTTCATGTTACGGCAATTTGAAATTGCGCGTCTAGTAGGAATCCGTCCTTATAACGCCCTCGCCTTCTCAGCTCCCATTGCAGTATTCGTCAGCGTATTCCTGATGTACCCCTTGGGACAATCAAGCTGGTTCTTTGCTCCCAGCTTTGGCGTAGCGGCAATTTTCCGGTTCCTGCTATTCCTGCAAGGCTTCCACAACTGGACACTCAACCCCTTCCACATGATGGGTGTTGCTGGTGTATTGGGTGGTGCATTATTGTGTGCCATTCACGGAGCCACAGTCGAAAATACCTTGTTTGAAGACGGTGATGGTGCTAACACCTTCCGCGCCTTCAATCCAACCCAGTCTGAAGAAACCTATTCAATGGTGACAGCAAACCGTTTCTGGTCACAGATTTTCGGGATTGCTTTCTCAAACAAACGCTGGTTGCACTTCTTTATGTTGTTCGTGCCAGTCACAGGTTTGTGGATGAGTGCCGTCGGCATCGTCGGTTTAGCACTCAACCTGCGAGCTTATGATTTCGTCTCCCAAGAATTACGGGCGGCGGAAGACCCTGAGTTTGAAACCTTCTATACCAAAAACATTTTGCTGAACGAGGGTATCCGCGCTTGGATGGCTCCTCAAGATCAACCCCACGAACAATTTGTATTCCCTGAGGAGGTATTACCACGTGGTAACGCTCTCTAA
- a CDS encoding SWIM zinc finger family protein, producing MTNYTLQASREWWSQQWLDLLDSYRFKKRLERARNYARQGNVLSIEFKGAKVLARVQGSEVEPYKVSLSLEPFTDEQWGYVIETMSQKAIFAAKLLAGEMPQNIEEVFTANGLSIFPFTLGDVQSKCSCPDKANPCKHIGAIYYQLGDRFSEDPFVLFQLRGRTKEQIISDLRELRSAKIQPNTTETPDIQESISNNKYSVKIDSFWQYNEPLESSLVVIAPSTSEMVLDVLGAIPLAKEEENAVNSTSSDVVMKYLNTVYRDVSQKAFLAAMNVGGS from the coding sequence ATGACTAATTACACATTACAAGCAAGTCGGGAATGGTGGTCACAACAATGGCTAGATTTGCTAGATTCCTATCGCTTTAAAAAGCGTTTAGAACGTGCGAGAAATTATGCTCGTCAAGGAAATGTTCTCAGCATTGAATTTAAAGGTGCGAAAGTATTGGCTAGAGTGCAAGGTAGTGAAGTAGAACCTTATAAAGTTTCCCTTTCCCTTGAACCCTTTACCGATGAACAATGGGGTTATGTCATTGAAACCATGTCCCAAAAAGCAATTTTTGCTGCCAAGCTACTAGCAGGAGAAATGCCACAAAATATAGAAGAAGTCTTCACGGCAAATGGTCTTTCGATATTTCCATTTACCCTTGGTGATGTCCAGAGTAAATGCTCTTGTCCTGATAAAGCAAATCCCTGTAAACATATTGGTGCGATATACTATCAGTTAGGCGATCGATTCAGTGAAGACCCCTTTGTACTATTTCAGTTGCGCGGACGCACCAAAGAGCAAATTATCAGTGATTTACGCGAATTACGTAGTGCTAAGATTCAACCAAATACCACAGAAACGCCCGATATTCAAGAATCAATTTCTAATAACAAATACTCGGTAAAAATTGATTCTTTCTGGCAATATAATGAGCCACTAGAGTCATCCTTGGTAGTGATTGCACCATCCACGAGCGAGATGGTATTAGATGTATTAGGAGCAATCCCACTAGCGAAGGAAGAGGAAAATGCAGTAAATTCAACTTCCAGTGATGTGGTAATGAAGTATTTAAATACAGTTTACAGAGATGTGAGCCAGAAGGCTTTTTTAGCAGCAATGAATGTGGGAGGAAGTTGA
- a CDS encoding Uma2 family endonuclease, whose translation MTVAKNRADRVILYDISWQQFENLLKDLGEHRAARLAYDRTTLEIMTPLPEHEHYKEVIGDLVKEIADVLDLDYESYGSTTWKRESRMAGVESDNCFYFQNEATVRGRLDLDLKQDPPPDLALEIDVTSKSLNRFPIYARLGVPELWCYDSGELKIYLLQNGEYVESENSLVFPSLAIRDLPKLIEQNRANGRRAIRQAVREWVKIELPNQPNS comes from the coding sequence ATGACAGTCGCCAAAAATCGAGCAGACCGAGTAATACTTTACGACATTAGTTGGCAACAGTTTGAAAATCTTCTAAAAGACTTGGGAGAGCATCGGGCAGCAAGGTTAGCTTACGATCGCACCACTTTGGAAATTATGACACCTTTACCTGAACACGAACACTATAAAGAGGTAATTGGCGATTTGGTCAAAGAAATCGCTGATGTGCTGGATTTAGACTATGAAAGTTATGGTTCGACTACCTGGAAGCGAGAAAGTCGAATGGCAGGGGTAGAGTCAGATAACTGCTTCTATTTCCAGAATGAAGCTACGGTTCGGGGTAGATTGGATCTGGACTTGAAACAAGACCCACCGCCTGATTTGGCACTGGAAATTGATGTTACCAGTAAGTCTCTAAATCGGTTTCCCATTTATGCCCGCCTGGGAGTACCAGAACTCTGGTGTTATGACTCCGGTGAACTCAAGATTTATCTCCTGCAAAATGGGGAATATGTCGAGTCAGAGAACAGTTTAGTGTTTCCTAGTTTAGCAATTCGGGATCTGCCAAAACTGATTGAGCAAAATCGGGCAAATGGCAGACGGGCAATTCGTCAGGCAGTGCGGGAATGGGTGAAGATTGAACTACCCAATCAACCTAATTCATAA
- a CDS encoding tetratricopeptide repeat protein, protein MDNQEALERTLNRARRALQIIEEEKASYGIRIPPDLVIELEEKQKEVTSLEARLSQLQGQRPASVPDNLPRYNDVFVGRKQEIARCLEALSPEERGWGVTVDGIGGMGKTVLALEVAHLARKQALFDAYLFVSAKTTWLSTEGVRQETLALSSLDSFCREFAKGLGQTDIVKMTDATERRRALLDALRGRRTLLIWDNLETLNAEERDIIAEFLRKLPTPNKAIITSRRRTGESAVTIRLDRLLETEALELMQAKGRSHPRLAQELNATKPEILTALYEGSGGNPLALDWTLGQVAHKGYSISDALERLRNAAKSPDLYGFLFADAAETLSGNDRTVLCALVVFLTPAKTTALADATDLAITEIQVSLERLVTLSLVNDLDGERFGLHPLTRTYILAAVDGTDTVGTAPLSGIQFDSAAQRKVLRYWVDFAQKYGGEGKDAYQTHDKLEAEWQNLEGVAANLWEVAGIPGTLKDQQAAQMLIDLEHALSSFLRFRGYWDEWVRLAEWRYLAGKALSQWSDAGWGAYHVAWIHYQRADKDRTASSGDQMKEMMERGGNLRDKAFATRMQGVIAEQRQDWAEAEQLYQEALAIYRKLGNEKREAIALNNLGGFARSQGDYDGAEFYYKQALTITKKLGFKEQEASHSAGLGHLALNRNRPTEARTWYERQLTLAQEIGQQSLVADAQEGLAQVLKEEGRYTEALPLALTALEIRERLRDKNLDFSRQLVEWLRRKTGIE, encoded by the coding sequence ATGGATAATCAAGAAGCACTAGAGCGAACTCTCAACCGCGCTCGTCGCGCCCTTCAGATAATAGAGGAGGAAAAAGCTAGTTATGGGATTAGAATTCCGCCGGACTTAGTAATCGAACTAGAAGAAAAACAAAAAGAAGTCACTAGCCTAGAGGCGCGATTAAGCCAGTTACAGGGACAACGCCCGGCAAGCGTGCCCGATAATTTGCCCCGCTATAACGATGTGTTTGTGGGACGCAAACAAGAAATCGCCCGTTGTTTGGAAGCACTTTCACCAGAGGAGCGCGGTTGGGGTGTGACGGTCGATGGTATTGGTGGTATGGGGAAAACGGTGTTAGCGCTAGAGGTAGCACACCTTGCCCGTAAGCAAGCCTTGTTTGATGCCTACCTGTTTGTTTCTGCCAAAACTACCTGGCTCTCGACTGAGGGAGTGCGACAAGAAACCCTCGCCCTGTCTTCTCTCGATAGCTTCTGTCGGGAATTTGCCAAGGGGTTGGGACAAACAGATATTGTGAAAATGACTGATGCCACAGAACGCCGCCGCGCCCTTCTCGATGCCCTGCGGGGACGGCGCACCCTGTTGATTTGGGACAACTTGGAAACTCTGAATGCAGAAGAACGCGATATTATTGCCGAGTTTTTGCGGAAACTGCCCACCCCCAACAAAGCGATAATCACCAGCCGCCGCCGCACTGGGGAAAGCGCCGTCACCATCCGCTTAGATCGTCTCTTAGAGACAGAAGCTTTGGAGTTAATGCAAGCGAAAGGAAGGTCGCACCCCCGTCTAGCCCAGGAATTAAATGCAACGAAGCCAGAGATATTGACTGCTTTATATGAAGGCTCTGGTGGCAATCCCCTAGCGCTAGATTGGACATTGGGACAGGTGGCACACAAAGGTTACTCCATCAGTGATGCCCTAGAGCGGTTGCGTAATGCCGCCAAATCTCCCGATCTCTACGGGTTTCTGTTTGCCGATGCCGCCGAAACTCTCTCTGGAAATGATCGCACAGTGTTGTGTGCCCTGGTTGTATTCCTGACACCAGCAAAAACCACAGCACTGGCAGATGCTACGGATTTAGCCATAACCGAGATCCAAGTTTCTTTAGAACGGCTGGTAACTCTATCTTTGGTGAATGATTTGGATGGAGAACGGTTTGGCCTGCACCCCCTCACTCGCACATATATCCTGGCAGCTGTGGACGGAACGGATACTGTTGGGACTGCACCCCTAAGTGGAATTCAGTTTGACTCTGCCGCCCAACGCAAAGTTCTGCGCTACTGGGTAGACTTTGCCCAGAAGTACGGGGGTGAGGGCAAAGATGCCTATCAGACCCATGACAAGCTGGAAGCCGAGTGGCAGAATCTAGAAGGCGTGGCGGCAAACTTGTGGGAGGTGGCAGGTATCCCCGGTACGCTGAAAGACCAACAAGCTGCCCAAATGCTCATCGATTTGGAACACGCTTTGTCTAGCTTCCTCCGGTTTCGAGGCTACTGGGATGAGTGGGTACGCTTGGCTGAGTGGCGATATCTGGCAGGAAAGGCACTGAGTCAGTGGAGCGATGCTGGTTGGGGTGCATATCATGTTGCCTGGATTCACTATCAACGTGCGGACAAAGATCGAACAGCAAGTTCGGGAGATCAAATGAAGGAGATGATGGAACGGGGCGGCAACCTTCGGGACAAGGCTTTTGCAACCCGTATGCAAGGAGTGATTGCAGAGCAACGCCAGGACTGGGCGGAAGCGGAGCAGTTGTACCAGGAGGCATTAGCAATTTACCGAAAGTTGGGGAATGAGAAGAGAGAGGCAATCGCTCTCAACAATTTGGGAGGATTTGCACGCTCGCAGGGAGACTACGATGGCGCCGAATTTTACTACAAGCAAGCATTGACGATCACTAAAAAGCTGGGTTTTAAAGAACAAGAAGCTTCTCATTCTGCTGGTTTAGGACATCTCGCCCTTAACCGCAACCGCCCTACAGAAGCCCGTACCTGGTACGAGCGTCAGTTAACCCTGGCGCAGGAAATAGGACAGCAAAGTTTGGTCGCTGATGCTCAAGAGGGGTTAGCACAAGTTTTGAAGGAGGAGGGGCGCTATACAGAGGCACTACCCTTAGCACTGACTGCGCTGGAAATCCGAGAGCGCTTGCGCGATAAGAACTTGGATTTTTCGCGCCAATTGGTTGAGTGGTTGCGGCGTAAGACGGGGATAGAATAA
- a CDS encoding PCP reductase family protein, which translates to MSDSNFIETLRWTSEAKEKLQNIPFFVRSQAKARIEQLAREAGQEVVTADLVEQARLEFGQ; encoded by the coding sequence ATGAGCGACTCTAATTTTATTGAGACTTTGCGATGGACATCAGAAGCTAAAGAAAAGTTACAAAATATTCCCTTTTTTGTCCGCTCTCAAGCTAAAGCAAGAATTGAACAGCTAGCTCGTGAAGCAGGTCAAGAGGTTGTGACAGCTGATTTGGTAGAACAGGCTAGGCTTGAGTTTGGACAATAA
- a CDS encoding transposase translates to MKKIPQTDAIFENVFRENQASDENHKSLRVSIDTKAKVKIGNLSRGGKARTLEAKAADDHDTQWQEVLVPFGILNTHSQQLSIYFGQSAETSDFIVDCLTAWWHENQHNYLELDEWVIDLDGGAATRSDRTQFIKRMVELSDAINLRIRLIYYPPYHSKYNPIERCWATLENYWNGAILDSVETALHWASNMTWKGIAPIVHLVETTYEKGIKVLSQELEQYQPFWQRSETLPKWDITIVPV, encoded by the coding sequence TTGAAAAAGATTCCCCAAACAGATGCCATATTTGAGAATGTGTTCCGGGAGAATCAGGCATCAGATGAGAATCACAAATCGTTGAGAGTGTCTATTGATACTAAAGCCAAAGTGAAGATTGGGAACCTTTCTAGAGGTGGTAAAGCCCGGACACTGGAGGCAAAAGCCGCTGATGACCACGATACACAGTGGCAAGAAGTCTTAGTTCCATTTGGTATTCTCAACACACACAGCCAGCAGCTATCAATTTACTTCGGTCAGTCGGCTGAAACTAGTGATTTTATTGTCGATTGTTTAACCGCTTGGTGGCATGAGAATCAACACAATTACCTTGAGCTTGATGAATGGGTGATTGATCTCGATGGCGGTGCGGCGACTCGCAGTGACCGCACACAATTTATCAAACGCATGGTTGAACTGTCTGATGCGATTAATTTAAGAATCCGACTGATTTACTATCCTCCCTACCATAGCAAGTACAATCCGATAGAACGGTGTTGGGCTACTTTAGAAAACTATTGGAATGGCGCGATTTTAGATTCTGTTGAAACCGCACTACATTGGGCTTCTAATATGACTTGGAAAGGTATTGCACCCATTGTACATCTGGTTGAAACCACCTATGAAAAAGGAATTAAGGTTCTTTCACAAGAGTTAGAACAATATCAACCTTTCTGGCAACGTTCTGAAACATTACCCAAATGGGATATCACGATTGTCCCAGTTTGA